The Vibrio metoecus sequence GCTGTGGTGCTGGGTGAGAAAATTCTGCAAACGTTAGATCGCGATTTAAAACCGAGTGAACTTTCTCTCGCACAACAAGATGAGATAAAGCAACGAGTTTTCTCCCATCTTAACCAACTTGAGCCGCTACCTTATCCAATCAAAGTGGAGTTTCGTCACTCAGATATTGGCGCTAACGCGTTCGCTTTGCCCGGTGGAACCTTGGTGTTACTGGATGAGTTGGTGCTACTGGCTAAAACGCCCGAGCAGTTAGACAGCATTATTCTGCATGAGCTGGGGCATGTACATCATCGCCATATGCTTAAACGCTTGGTGCATTCGAGTGTGCTTTCGATTGGTGTGGCGCTGCTGACAGGTGAAAGCTCTGGGGTGGTGGATAATCTGGTTGGGATTGGGGTATTTACGCTCTCCAACGGCCAATCCCGCGATGCGGAACAAGAGGCCGATCAATACGCGAAACAAGCGATGCAGGCGATTTACGGTAGCAGTGAACCGCTAGCTGAAATGTTTGAACTGTTTCAGCAGCAAGAAACGATTGAGGTTCCGGCTTGGCTCAGTACCCATCCTGATCTGGAACAGCGGATCGATGCGGCGCGTCAGCCTTAATCTCAGGTAAAAGCATTCAGCATCGTAAACAAAAAGGCAGCGAAATCGCTGCCTTTTTTCTTTTTATACTAGTGCTTTGCTTACAGCGCAGCGATGGTCGCTTTCTGCTGCTCAAGTTTCACCAGTGCTTCTTGGTAACCCGCGAGCTTTTCACGCTCTTTGGTAATTACCGCTTCTGGTGCTTTCGCCACGAAACCTTCGTTACCTAGCTTGCCTTCGATGCGCGCAATTTCACCTTGCGTCTTAGCAATCTCTTTGGCCAGACGATCCAGCTCAGCGTCTTTATCAATCAGACCTGCCATTGGGATCATCAGCTCAGATTTGCCAACCAGTGCGGTTGCACACGCCGGTGTCGCTTCGCCATCCGCCAATACACGAATGCTTTCGAGCTTGGCCAGTGAAACCAGCACTTGCTTGTTCGCTTCGATACGCGCGGTATCTTGCTCATTCGCCGCTTTCAGCATTACTTCCAGAGGCTTACCTGGGTTGATGTCGTACTCAGCGCGCAGGTTACGGATGCTAGTGATAAAGGCTTTCACCCACTCAATATCATCCAAGGCTTCTTGGTTGAAGTTTGCCGCATCGTACTGAGGCAGTGCTTGCAGCATGATGGTGTCGCCTTCCACGCCATCCACCAGTGGCTTAACACTTTGCCAGATGGTTTCTGTGATGTAAGGGATTACTGGATGCGCCAAACGCAGCGTTTTCTCTAGTACGGTGATCAGCGTACGACGGGTTGCGCGTTGCTGAGCTTCCGTGCCTTTCCACAAAACTGGTTTAGTTAGCTCTAAGTACCAGTCACAGAATTGGTTCCAGATGAATTCGTACAGCGTGTTGGCTGCCATATCCAGACGGAAGTTATCAATGTGACCATTGAACTCTTTCGCAGCCAGCTCGAACTGTGATTCGATCCACTTGTCGGCCAGTGAGTATTCAAGCTCAGCACCGGCTGCAAAACCGCAATCTTGCTCTTCGGTGTTCATCAGCACGTAACGGCTTGCGTTCCACAGCTTGTTACAGAAGTTGCGGTAACCTTCTAGACGCTTCATATCCCAGTTGATGTCACGACCGGTTGACGCCATGGCCGCTAGAGTGAAACGCAGTGAGTCAGTACCGTAGGCTTCGATGCCGTTTTCAAACGTCTTACGGGTATTTTTCTCGATCTTTGCTGCCAGTTGTGGCTGCATCATGTTGCCGGTGCGCTTCGCGACCAGAGACTCTAGGTCGATACCGTCGATCATATCGATAGGGTCAAGTACGTTGCCTTTCGACTTCGACATTTTGTCGCCGTTTTCGTCACGGATCAGACCCGTTACGTACACGGTTTTGAACGGAACTTGTGCTTTGCCATCTTCATCTTTACAGAAGTGCATGGTCATCATGATCATGCGCGCCACCCAGAAGAAGATAATGTCAAAACCGGTTACCAGAACATCGGTTGGATGGAATACGTTCAGCTCAGGCGTTTTTTCTGGCCAGCCAAGTGTTCCGAAGGTCCACAATGCAGAAGAGAACCAAGTATCCAACACGTCATCATCTTGACGAAGTGCAACATCAGCCGCGATGTTGTTTTCTGAGCGCACTTCTTCTTCGTTACGGCCTACAAACACATTGCCTTGCTCGTCATACCAAGCCGGAATGCGGTGACCCCACCACAGTTGGCGAGAGATACACCAGTCTTGAATGTCACGCATCCAAGAGAAGTACATGTTCTCGTACTGTTTTGGTACAAATTGAATATCGCCATTCTCAACGGCTTCAACCGCTGGTTTCGCCAAAATACCTGCGCGAACGTACCATTGGTCAGTCAGCATTGGTTCAATCACCACACCACCACGGTCGCCGTAAGGAACCGTTAGGTCGTGATCTTTGATTTCTTGCAGTAGCCCCAGTTCTTCAAATTCTGCCACGATCGCTTTACGCGCAGCAAAACGCTCCATGCCTTGGTATTTAGCAGGGATCTCTGTGCCGTAAGCATTGCTTGCTTCGCCGTTTGAGTTGAAGACTTCGGCTGCATCACGGATGTTAGCATCAAAGGTCAGAATGTTGATCATCGGCAGGTTATGGCGCTTGCCGACTTCATAGTCGTTGAAGTCGTGCGCAGGGGTGATTTTCACACAGCCCGTGCCTTTCTCCATATCGGCGTGCTCATCGCCCACGATAGGGATGCGACGACCCACGATAGGCAGAATGATCTCTTTACCAATCAGATCTTTATAACGAGGATCTTCAGGGTTAACCGCAACACCCGTATCGCCGAGCATGGTTTCTGGACGGGTGGTGGCTACCACGATGTAATCTTTGCCATCTGCCGTTTTCACGCCATCTGCTAGCGGGTAGCGGAAGTGCCACATGTGACCTTTGGTCTCTTTGTTTTCCACTTCCAGATCGGAGATCGCAGTGTGCAGTTTGGGATCCCAGTTAACTAGGCGCTTACCGCGGTAGATCAGATCATCTTTGTAGAGGCGCACGAACACTTCTTGCACGGCTTTGTAGAAGCCATCATCCATCGTAAAGCGCTCACGATCCCAATCGACAGAGGCGCCAAGACGACGTAGCTGCTTAGTGATGGTACCGCCAGATTCTGCTTTCCATTCCCAAATTTTGTCGATGAACGCATCACGGCCGTAATCGTGCTTAGTTTTGCCTTCTTCTGCAGCGATCTTACGCTCAACCACCATTTGAGTGGCGATACCCGCGTGGTCAGTACCCACTTGCCACAAGGTATTTTTGCCTTTCATACGCTGACAACGGATCAGAGTATCCATAATGGTGTCTTGGAAGGCGTGACCCATATGCAGGCTGCCTGTGACGTTCGGTGGCGGGATCATGATGCTGTACGCGTCTTTTGATGTGTCACCGTGAGGCTTAAAGTAGCCTTGCTCTTCCCAAGTCTTATACAGATCTTGTTCGATTGATGTTGGGTTGTATGTCTTTTCCATAGTGCTCTTTAATGGATGCTGTGATGGTTAATTCAGTCTATCGCTATAAGTGAGTTCTCTTGGATAAGAGAGCTTAACTATAAGGATGGACGGTTATGGATACTGAATCTCAACAGTTTGCAGCTGATAACCTGCTTGTCGATAGAGTTTATACCGCTCGCGTGCTAGCTGCTTGGCATTTTCTGCGCAGGGCACGAAGTCTACCACTTCGGCAAAGGTACGCGCAAAGGTTGTCTGATTATCCGCCAAATTTATTGCCAGTTGACGATTCCAAGAAGGGGAGACACCCACATAACCTATCTCAATCGCGGTGCCAGATTTGGGGCCTTCACCCACTAAATTGTGCGCTAAAAACTGTTCAGGTTCGATTTGCCAAAATCGCTCAGCTAGCTGCTCGGCGTGTGGTTTATCTTGGCATTGCAGATAAATGCGTGCGCCTTGCGCGGCAAAGTGACGTACCAAATACAGCACGTACTGCGCGAAGCCTTCTGGCGTTGCTTGAGCTGAATCTGGGGAAATCAGGTAAAAAGTTGCGGTAGGCATCTTGGTCTCTTGCAAACAATCACCACGCCTGTGGTGGTAGTTTAGGTCTAGTAATGAAAAAGGGCCCGAAGGCCCTTTTGCGATTACTCTTCAGCGTCTAGGCCACCGCTGCGATTGAGCAGGAATTGGACTAGGAGCGAGACAGGACGACCGGTTGAGCCTTTTGCTGCACCCGATTTCCACGCAGTACCCGCGATGTCTAAGTGTGCCCAGTTGTATTTCTTAGCAAATTTAGACAGGAAACAAGCTGCAGTAATGGCGCCACCTGGGCGGCCACCAATGTTTGCCATATCGGCAAATGGGCTCTTGAGCTGTTCATGGTATTCGTCTGCCAGAGGTAGACGCCATGCGCGATCGCTCGACTGCTCAGAGGCATTCACCAACTCATGCGCTAGTGGGTTATGGTTAGACATCACCGCACTAATATGGTGGCCTAAAGCAATCACACAAGCACCAGTTAGCGTTGCTACATCGACCACACATTCAGGCTCAAAGCGCTCAACGTAAGTCAGTACATCACACAGCACCAAACGGCCTTCTGCATCGGTGTTTAACACTTCCACGGTTTGACCTGACATCGTCGTCAGAATGTCACCCGGACGGTAAGCATTGCTGCCTGGCATGTTTTCACAGCCAGCCAAAATACCAATCACGTTAAGGGGGAGGCCGAGTTTGGCAATGGCTTTCATGGTGCCAAACACAGATGCTGCGCCACACATGTCGTACTTCATCTCATCCATACCTTCACCCGGTTTGAGTGAGATACCGCCTGAGTCAAAAGTCAGACCTTTACCCACCAGTACGATTGGCTTGGCTTCAGGATCTGGATTGCCTTTATATTCGATGACTGACATCATCGATTCATTGCGTGAGCCACGGCCTACCGCGAGGTAAGAAGCCATGCCGAGCTTGTCCATCTCTTCCTCACCAATGATTTTGGTGGTGATGCTCTCATAATCGTCAGCCAGACGACGAGCTTGTGAAGCGAGGTAAGCTGGGTTAGCGATGTTTGGTGGCATATTGCCAAGATCTTTACAGGCTTTCACGCCAGAAGAGATGGCTAAGCCATGAGAAATTGCACGTTCACCAAGATTCAACTCACGGCGAGTAGGGACGTTGAACACCAGTTTACGCAGTGGACGGCGAGTTTCTGGTTTAACGCTTTTGAATTGGTCAAAGGTGTACAGGCCATCTTTGGTGGCTTCAACCGCTTGACGTACTTTCCAATAGGTATCGCGACCTTTGACGTGCAACTCGGTCAAGAAGCAGACCGCTTCCATAGACCCGGTTTCATTTAATGTGTTGATGGTTTTCTGAATGATCTCTTTGTACTGACGTTCACCCAGTTCGCGTTCTTTACCGCAACCGACGAGCAGCACTCGCTCAGACAACACACCTGGTACTTGATGCAGCAGTAGCATCTGCCCCGGTTTACCCTCTAGATCACCGCGACGTAGCAGTGAACTAATATAGCCGTCGCTGATTTTATCAAGCTGTTCTGCGACTGGAGAAAGGCGACGTGGTTCAAACACCCCAACAACGATACATGCGCTGCGCTGTTTCTCAGGGCTGCCACTCTTAACACTGAACTCCATGCGTACTCCTACATCCTGAAGACAAATAGAACTAAATGGTAGATAATGCGCTCTTACTTGCTGGATCCCATGAAGGATCGACCTTTTGCGTGCGCAACCTAACCGTTAGCGAAATTATTCAAAAAATAAAAGGTTCATCGGGAAATTATAGTGATTCAATCAAAAAAACAAGTTTTGCATAGGTAATTTCAGCGTGATTATTGTTAGATATTTGATCCGAGAAACAATAAAAAGCCAGTTTGCGATCTTTTTCGTGCTGTTTTTAGTGTTTCTCAGCCAGAAGTTTATTCGTGTTTTGGCGGATGCCTCTGACGGTGAAATTCCTACCAGCATGATCTTATCCATCGTTGGATTGAATATGCCGGCGATGGGGCTATTAATGCTGCCACTTAGCCTGTACATCGGAATTCTGCTCACTTTTGGCCGTTTGTATGCGGAGAGTGAGATAACGGTGATGAACGCGACCGGTATTGGCAATAAATTCTTAATCCGAGCTGCGCTTTATCTTGCTTTGATCACGGCATCCGTCGCGGCCTTTAATGCGCTGTGGCTTGCGCCTTGGAGCCAAGACAAAGAAGCACAACTGATGGAGCAGTTTGCGGCAGAAAACAGTGTTGATCTGTTGCAAAAAGGCCACTTTCAACGCTCGCCTGATGGGTCGTCGGTGGTTTTTATCGACAACATTGAAAACCGTAAACTGCACAATGTGTTTGTGGCACAGTTAGCACCGCGAGATTCTGTACTGCCGAGCGTGATGTTTTCCAACTCCGGAGCTGTGAAAGAGCTCAGTGATGGTCGCCAGATCATTACCCTTTACGATGGCACTCGCTACGAAGGCGTACCGACTCGGGTCGATTACATGATCACTAACTTCGATTCTTATGATGGTTTGATTGGTCAACGTGAAGTGAAATCCACTGGGCGTGATTGGGAAGCGCTACCCACATTAAGTTTGCTGAAGAATGCAGATCGCCAAGCTCAAGCTGAATTGCAATGGCGACTCTCCTTAGTGGTTTGTATCCCCTTGCTTACGATGTTGGTTGTGCCTCTATCAGCTGTAAACCCTCGTCAGGGACGCTTTGCCAAAATGGGGCCGGCCATTTTGATCTATTTGACTTATTTCCTTACGCTCAGTGCAACCAAATCCGCGATTGAAGATGGCTCGCTACCCGTGATCATTGGTTTATGGCCAGTGAATGCGGCACTGTTGTTTGCGGCGTTGATCGTCAATACCATGGATAGCATCCCTGTGCGCCGTTTTAAAGATCGATGGAAACAGAGAAAGGTAGCTTAAGCCGTGTTTAAAATTCTTGATTGGTATATTGGCCGCACCATCGTTGCCACCACAGCACTTGTATTGGTTACCTTTGTCGGTTTATCCGGCATCATCAAATATGTTGAACAGCTGCGCAAAGTCGGTGAGGGAAGTTACGACTTACTCCAAGCCTTGTTATTTGTGGTGCTGAGTATTCCACGTGATGTGGAAATGTTTTTCCCGATGGCTGCGCTACTAGGGGCTTTGATCGGTTTGGGTGCTTTGGCTTCTAGCTCTGAATTGGTGGTGATGCAGGCGGCTGGTTTTTCTAAGCTTGATATCGGTCTTTCTGTCCTCAAAACCGCTATTCCGCTGATGATTATTATCACTTTGCTCGGAGAGTGGGGCGCACCACAAGCTCAAAAATTGGCGCGTGATATGCGAGCGTTTGCGACCTCTGGTGGGGCAATTATGTCTGTGCGTACTGGTGTGTGGGCACGGGATGCGAATGATTTTATCTTTATTGCTAAAGTTGATAATGAACAGCTTACAGGTATGAATCTGTGGCGATTCGATGAGAATAAAAAACTCAGTACAGTGATCTTTGCAGAGCAGGTCGATTACATCGGTAACAATGAGTGGTTAATGAAAGATGTTCATTTAACCCGCATGGTGAACGATATCGAAATCAGCAAAGAAGCGTTGCCGGAGTATCGTTGGCATACCTCATTAGCGCCCGACAAGTTGGCAGTGGTCACGGTTAAACCTGAAGAGTTATCACTCAGCGGGCTGAGTGACTATGTGCATTACTTGAAAGCCTCAGAACAAGATGCCTCGCGCTATGAGTTAGCCCTGTGGCGTAAAGTGACTCAGCCCATTTCCATCGCCGTTATGATGCTTATGGCGTTGTCGTTTATCTTTGGCCCATTGCGCAGTGTAACCATGGGAGCGCGGATTTTATCGGGTGTGATAGCCGGTTTCACTTTCTATATTTCCAGTGAGTTTTTTGGGCCATTAAGCTTGGTTTATGGATTACCGCCATTATTTGGTGCGATTGCGCCAAGTTTAGTGTTCTTAACGATTGCCCTAGGTTTGTTAGGGAGAAAGCTGTAACGCTGCTCTGGTAGATGAAGCATATAAAGAAAGGAAGGCATTGCCTTCCTTTCTTTATATGGATCTGGGATATGTTAATTAGCTTTGGGCATCACCACGACTTTGGTTTTCGCCCAGATATCATGAAAGCCCCGTTTCTTAGGGTCAAAGAAGACGGTTAAATTCGCGAGCCCAAACCCGGAAGTCGCCAATCGAATCAGGGCTTGTG is a genomic window containing:
- a CDS encoding M48 family metallopeptidase, with protein sequence MRITGTAFPPRSSLRCEAELDLSQTHFLALHVDGEIISCAQSDAQISAPVGKLPIRFQLPSGWVFVCERNAQLNRWLEQHNKPGWVDRLEGKWSAWLIAVVLGIGLCVWAYVAFLPWLSKEVAERVPESAAVVLGEKILQTLDRDLKPSELSLAQQDEIKQRVFSHLNQLEPLPYPIKVEFRHSDIGANAFALPGGTLVLLDELVLLAKTPEQLDSIILHELGHVHHRHMLKRLVHSSVLSIGVALLTGESSGVVDNLVGIGVFTLSNGQSRDAEQEADQYAKQAMQAIYGSSEPLAEMFELFQQQETIEVPAWLSTHPDLEQRIDAARQP
- a CDS encoding valine--tRNA ligase — translated: MEKTYNPTSIEQDLYKTWEEQGYFKPHGDTSKDAYSIMIPPPNVTGSLHMGHAFQDTIMDTLIRCQRMKGKNTLWQVGTDHAGIATQMVVERKIAAEEGKTKHDYGRDAFIDKIWEWKAESGGTITKQLRRLGASVDWDRERFTMDDGFYKAVQEVFVRLYKDDLIYRGKRLVNWDPKLHTAISDLEVENKETKGHMWHFRYPLADGVKTADGKDYIVVATTRPETMLGDTGVAVNPEDPRYKDLIGKEIILPIVGRRIPIVGDEHADMEKGTGCVKITPAHDFNDYEVGKRHNLPMINILTFDANIRDAAEVFNSNGEASNAYGTEIPAKYQGMERFAARKAIVAEFEELGLLQEIKDHDLTVPYGDRGGVVIEPMLTDQWYVRAGILAKPAVEAVENGDIQFVPKQYENMYFSWMRDIQDWCISRQLWWGHRIPAWYDEQGNVFVGRNEEEVRSENNIAADVALRQDDDVLDTWFSSALWTFGTLGWPEKTPELNVFHPTDVLVTGFDIIFFWVARMIMMTMHFCKDEDGKAQVPFKTVYVTGLIRDENGDKMSKSKGNVLDPIDMIDGIDLESLVAKRTGNMMQPQLAAKIEKNTRKTFENGIEAYGTDSLRFTLAAMASTGRDINWDMKRLEGYRNFCNKLWNASRYVLMNTEEQDCGFAAGAELEYSLADKWIESQFELAAKEFNGHIDNFRLDMAANTLYEFIWNQFCDWYLELTKPVLWKGTEAQQRATRRTLITVLEKTLRLAHPVIPYITETIWQSVKPLVDGVEGDTIMLQALPQYDAANFNQEALDDIEWVKAFITSIRNLRAEYDINPGKPLEVMLKAANEQDTARIEANKQVLVSLAKLESIRVLADGEATPACATALVGKSELMIPMAGLIDKDAELDRLAKEIAKTQGEIARIEGKLGNEGFVAKAPEAVITKEREKLAGYQEALVKLEQQKATIAAL
- a CDS encoding DNA polymerase III subunit chi, producing the protein MPTATFYLISPDSAQATPEGFAQYVLYLVRHFAAQGARIYLQCQDKPHAEQLAERFWQIEPEQFLAHNLVGEGPKSGTAIEIGYVGVSPSWNRQLAINLADNQTTFARTFAEVVDFVPCAENAKQLARERYKLYRQAGYQLQTVEIQYP
- the pepA gene encoding leucyl aminopeptidase, which encodes MEFSVKSGSPEKQRSACIVVGVFEPRRLSPVAEQLDKISDGYISSLLRRGDLEGKPGQMLLLHQVPGVLSERVLLVGCGKERELGERQYKEIIQKTINTLNETGSMEAVCFLTELHVKGRDTYWKVRQAVEATKDGLYTFDQFKSVKPETRRPLRKLVFNVPTRRELNLGERAISHGLAISSGVKACKDLGNMPPNIANPAYLASQARRLADDYESITTKIIGEEEMDKLGMASYLAVGRGSRNESMMSVIEYKGNPDPEAKPIVLVGKGLTFDSGGISLKPGEGMDEMKYDMCGAASVFGTMKAIAKLGLPLNVIGILAGCENMPGSNAYRPGDILTTMSGQTVEVLNTDAEGRLVLCDVLTYVERFEPECVVDVATLTGACVIALGHHISAVMSNHNPLAHELVNASEQSSDRAWRLPLADEYHEQLKSPFADMANIGGRPGGAITAACFLSKFAKKYNWAHLDIAGTAWKSGAAKGSTGRPVSLLVQFLLNRSGGLDAEE
- the lptF gene encoding LPS export ABC transporter permease LptF, with the protein product MIIVRYLIRETIKSQFAIFFVLFLVFLSQKFIRVLADASDGEIPTSMILSIVGLNMPAMGLLMLPLSLYIGILLTFGRLYAESEITVMNATGIGNKFLIRAALYLALITASVAAFNALWLAPWSQDKEAQLMEQFAAENSVDLLQKGHFQRSPDGSSVVFIDNIENRKLHNVFVAQLAPRDSVLPSVMFSNSGAVKELSDGRQIITLYDGTRYEGVPTRVDYMITNFDSYDGLIGQREVKSTGRDWEALPTLSLLKNADRQAQAELQWRLSLVVCIPLLTMLVVPLSAVNPRQGRFAKMGPAILIYLTYFLTLSATKSAIEDGSLPVIIGLWPVNAALLFAALIVNTMDSIPVRRFKDRWKQRKVA
- the lptG gene encoding LPS export ABC transporter permease LptG; this encodes MFKILDWYIGRTIVATTALVLVTFVGLSGIIKYVEQLRKVGEGSYDLLQALLFVVLSIPRDVEMFFPMAALLGALIGLGALASSSELVVMQAAGFSKLDIGLSVLKTAIPLMIIITLLGEWGAPQAQKLARDMRAFATSGGAIMSVRTGVWARDANDFIFIAKVDNEQLTGMNLWRFDENKKLSTVIFAEQVDYIGNNEWLMKDVHLTRMVNDIEISKEALPEYRWHTSLAPDKLAVVTVKPEELSLSGLSDYVHYLKASEQDASRYELALWRKVTQPISIAVMMLMALSFIFGPLRSVTMGARILSGVIAGFTFYISSEFFGPLSLVYGLPPLFGAIAPSLVFLTIALGLLGRKL